The following proteins come from a genomic window of Eubalaena glacialis isolate mEubGla1 chromosome X, mEubGla1.1.hap2.+ XY, whole genome shotgun sequence:
- the OTUD6A gene encoding OTU domain-containing protein 6A: MGDSQREHQRMIRRHNHEKTELQAHIQDMKSSVPKTDKKGREQLLLDVARLEAEMEQKHQQELEKFQESFPDNSNLDSVTEDLAKVDLKNEPPHLSRAQRRCERKVAREGESQERVAEAEMEHLASFHHDEEMELGAILQARNLEMQDIPADGHCMYRAIQHQLVFSVTVDCLRRRTAEYMQKHVDDFLPFFSNPEAGDAGSRDDFLSYCDDIVLRASWGGQLELRALSHVLQTPIEVIQANSPAVVMGEEYTKKPITLVYQRYSYSCGEHYSSVKPVGAGSVRSVARHLF; the protein is encoded by the coding sequence ATGGGAGATTCACAGCGTGAGCATCAGAGGATGATACGACGCCACAACCACGAGAAGACAGAGCTGCAGGCCCACATTCAGGACATGAAGAGCTCGGTCCCCAAGACCGACAAGAAGGGAAGAGAGCAGTTGCTCCTCGATGTGGCCCGCCTCGAGGCCGAGATGGAGCAGAAGCACCAGCAGGAGCTGGAGAAGTTCCAGGAGAGTTTCCCTGATAACAGCAACCTCGATTCTGTCACTGAAGATCTGGCCAAGGTGGATCTCAAGAACGAGCCTCCTCACCTCTCGAGGGCACAGAGAAGGTGCGAAAGAAAGGTGGCACGAGAGGGAGAAAGCCAGGAGAGGGTGGCCGAGGCTGAGATGGAGCATCTGGCCAGCTTCCACCACGACGAGGAAATGGAGCTCGGCGCCATCCTGCAGGCCAGGAATCTGGAGATGCAGGATATCCCGGCCGACGGCCACTGCATGTACCGCGCCATCCAACACCAGCTGGTGTTCTCCGTGACCGTGGATTGCCTGCGGAGGCGCACCGCCGAGTACATGCAGAAGCATGTCGACGACTTCCTGCCTTTCTTCAGCAACCCCGAAGCCGGCGACGCCGGCAGCCGCGACGACTTCTTGAGCTACTGCGATGACATCGTGCTCAGGGCGTCGTGGGGAGGCCAGCTCGAGCTGAGGGCCCTGTCGCACGTCCTGCAGACCCCCATCGAGGTGATCCAGGCCAACTCGCCCGCCGTCGTCATGGGAGAGGAGTACACCAAGAAGCCAATCACCCTGGTCTACCAGCGCTACTCCTACAGCTGCGGGGAGCACTACAGCTCGGTGAAGCCGGTCGGCGCTGGCTCCGTCAGGAGTGTGGCCCGGCATCTCTTCTAG